A window of the Bdellovibrio sp. ZAP7 genome harbors these coding sequences:
- a CDS encoding phospholipid scramblase-related protein codes for MSLLETLKDQNQLIIRQRKELAELIGFETRNKYEICDQNGQVIGFCAEQQKGFFGLLIRQFLGHWRSFELHFFDNQRQQVFTVKHPFKIFFQRLEVFSVRGQYIGALQQRFGIFRKKFDIETPQGRVIMKMESGFLQFWTFPIFKNSQEAAVIRKKWSGLFKEAFMDADNFLVEFGRAELSEEERSLILASAIFIDLQYFERKANS; via the coding sequence ATGTCGTTGTTGGAAACCCTTAAAGACCAAAATCAATTGATCATTCGTCAGCGCAAGGAATTGGCTGAGTTGATCGGTTTTGAAACTCGCAATAAGTATGAAATTTGCGATCAAAACGGGCAGGTGATTGGCTTCTGCGCTGAACAACAAAAAGGTTTTTTTGGTCTTTTAATAAGACAGTTTTTGGGTCACTGGCGCAGCTTTGAACTGCATTTCTTTGATAATCAACGGCAGCAGGTCTTTACCGTAAAACATCCTTTTAAGATCTTTTTTCAACGTCTGGAAGTGTTCTCCGTGCGGGGGCAATATATAGGTGCTCTTCAGCAGCGCTTTGGTATCTTTCGTAAGAAGTTTGATATTGAAACTCCCCAAGGCCGAGTGATCATGAAAATGGAGTCGGGCTTTTTGCAGTTTTGGACATTCCCTATCTTTAAAAACTCCCAGGAAGCCGCCGTTATCAGAAAGAAATGGTCAGGCTTATTTAAAGAAGCCTTTATGGATGCGGATAACTTCCTAGTGGAGTTTGGTCGCGCCGAGCTTAGCGAAGAAGAGCGCAGTTTGATCCTGGCTTCCGCGATTTTCATCGACCTTCAATACTTTGAAAGAAAAGCGAACTCTTAA
- a CDS encoding carboxypeptidase-like regulatory domain-containing protein: MGLRYLLLTLPFLSGCLTDCPEQKCGKTWILTGVVTDTLGNPISNVQVDFVSHYGRQEPITITDANGEYHHVPGASQRMGRAHLVFSKSGYQTVSSTALDEYDSTCDESTLIRNATLSP; the protein is encoded by the coding sequence ATGGGCCTTCGATATCTACTGCTTACTCTTCCATTTTTGTCGGGATGTCTAACGGACTGTCCAGAGCAAAAATGCGGCAAGACTTGGATTCTTACGGGAGTCGTCACGGACACCCTGGGAAATCCAATTTCTAATGTGCAGGTCGATTTTGTCTCTCATTATGGGCGCCAAGAGCCCATTACTATCACGGATGCAAACGGCGAATATCACCACGTTCCTGGCGCGTCTCAACGGATGGGGCGGGCGCATTTGGTATTTTCCAAATCAGGATATCAAACCGTGAGTTCTACGGCTTTGGATGAGTATGACAGCACCTGTGATGAATCGACGTTGATTCGTAACGCCACCTTGTCGCCATAA
- the pgaB gene encoding poly-beta-1,6-N-acetyl-D-glucosamine N-deacetylase PgaB: MTSVQDVNLLNLMLKSARFLISSLALLCSAVATAQVLNSPAMTSAPPNSFAVLCYHDVSTGFVGNEFSIRKKDLVDQFDYLKAHYNVVSLQDIIDANHGKKTLPPKAVLITVDDGLASFYDNVYPLLKQYKYPAVFAVVTKWTEDGAAPDYGFKDSNPKMANWKQLKEMQKSGLVEIVSHTHDLHQGQVFNPQGNQAAVAGYFKYDPTTKSYQSEEEFVSRVQADLKKSNEALKKHLGKDNTVIVWPYGQSNGLSRKAAEDAGMKIQMSLRPGLNNANDISHIGRGLVMSTMEIPQFATALENAFNDQFPMRMIRVDIDSFWKNTESETEQGLGDLLEKGLALGPSAVLIKALSDSGEAYFATDKMKMHGDYLNRTAHTMKNRARVAYAYAQFPQSFVKNTELATAAIRDMAKFTDLDGVFFEVSPKDNLEELPLQTLISTAQSIRPRWKFGIIGQQPLNPNMFDYVMLTSAQLEKAKTLPGAGIIPAKEVVSLPKDYKSDAAHLIAQGYLNLYYDVNFKGFEPDPEFTNLFSVIKSVPQHKGEAK; this comes from the coding sequence ATGACTTCCGTCCAAGACGTGAACTTACTAAATTTGATGCTGAAATCAGCCCGATTTCTTATCTCATCGCTTGCCCTGCTTTGCAGTGCTGTCGCGACAGCGCAAGTTCTGAATTCGCCCGCAATGACATCCGCTCCACCAAATTCTTTTGCAGTTCTTTGCTACCATGACGTCAGCACGGGCTTTGTCGGCAACGAGTTCAGCATCCGCAAAAAAGATTTGGTCGACCAATTCGATTATCTTAAAGCTCACTATAACGTCGTAAGCCTGCAAGACATCATCGATGCCAATCACGGCAAAAAAACTCTGCCACCAAAAGCTGTTCTTATCACAGTGGATGACGGCCTGGCTTCATTTTATGATAATGTCTATCCATTGCTAAAACAGTATAAGTACCCAGCTGTCTTTGCTGTTGTGACGAAATGGACAGAAGACGGCGCGGCTCCTGATTATGGCTTTAAAGATTCCAATCCTAAGATGGCGAACTGGAAGCAGCTTAAAGAAATGCAAAAATCAGGATTGGTTGAGATTGTCTCTCACACTCACGACCTGCATCAGGGCCAAGTTTTTAATCCTCAAGGTAACCAGGCAGCTGTTGCAGGTTATTTTAAATACGATCCAACGACAAAGTCCTATCAATCCGAAGAGGAATTTGTAAGCCGCGTTCAAGCAGATCTTAAAAAGAGCAACGAGGCCCTTAAGAAGCACTTAGGAAAAGACAATACCGTCATCGTTTGGCCTTACGGCCAATCCAATGGGCTGTCACGCAAAGCTGCAGAAGACGCTGGCATGAAAATCCAGATGAGCTTGCGCCCTGGCCTCAACAACGCCAATGATATTTCTCATATCGGCCGCGGCCTTGTGATGTCGACGATGGAGATCCCTCAATTTGCGACAGCTCTTGAGAATGCCTTCAATGATCAATTTCCGATGCGGATGATTCGCGTCGACATTGATAGTTTCTGGAAAAACACAGAGTCCGAAACCGAACAAGGCTTGGGAGATTTACTGGAAAAGGGCCTTGCCCTGGGTCCAAGCGCAGTTTTGATTAAAGCACTGTCTGATTCTGGCGAAGCTTATTTTGCAACAGATAAAATGAAAATGCATGGCGACTATTTAAATCGCACAGCACACACGATGAAAAATCGCGCTCGCGTAGCATACGCGTATGCGCAGTTTCCTCAGTCATTCGTGAAAAACACGGAACTCGCAACCGCTGCAATTCGTGACATGGCTAAGTTTACAGATTTGGATGGCGTCTTTTTTGAGGTTTCTCCGAAAGACAACTTAGAGGAGCTTCCACTTCAAACCTTGATCTCGACGGCTCAATCGATTCGTCCCCGCTGGAAGTTTGGCATCATTGGTCAACAGCCTTTGAATCCCAATATGTTTGACTATGTTATGCTGACGAGCGCTCAACTGGAAAAGGCGAAAACCTTGCCAGGAGCTGGCATTATCCCGGCCAAAGAAGTCGTGTCTTTACCAAAAGATTATAAATCAGATGCCGCTCACCTGATTGCCCAAGGTTACTTGAATTTATATTATGATGTGAACTTTAAAGGATTTGAACCGGATCCAGAATTTACCAATCTGTTCTCGGTGATTAAAAGCGTCCCTCAACACAAGGGAGAGGCAAAATGA
- the pgaC gene encoding poly-beta-1,6-N-acetyl-D-glucosamine synthase, whose product MIISYLPAILKFLFLVIPFMLPMIWIMGAFVFYFKRERKRLELTEFSDQPYTILIPCYNEENCAEATIRSLDHLPADKCEIIAINDGSRDKTQMVLEKLAMTRPHMRVINLVQNRGKAAALTLGAMASRYEFILCIDADSELDSQAPRIMLEHFRDEHVAGVTGNPRVKNRGTLVGRLQVGEFSALVGMIKRYHQTLGRLFALSGVLVMFRKSAIESIGYWDTDTVTEDVGISWKLQTSGWSLKYEPKAKCDVLMPDTLKGLWKQRLRWAQGGFEVVLKHGKSVLNSRDVGLRLILLEYIFSVTWAFMLPVTILCAVFGTNLHDINPSYAILLTGVMSFTQFLVGLFLHGRYERSTGLGFVAIWYPFAYWMINSFVLFVAIPKVLFGPKRQFSSWISPDRGGVTYAKID is encoded by the coding sequence ATGATTATTTCGTACCTGCCTGCGATTTTGAAATTCCTGTTTTTAGTTATTCCTTTCATGTTGCCGATGATCTGGATCATGGGCGCTTTCGTTTTCTATTTTAAAAGAGAACGCAAACGCCTGGAGCTGACTGAGTTTTCAGATCAGCCCTACACTATTTTGATTCCTTGCTATAACGAAGAAAACTGCGCGGAAGCGACGATCCGTTCGTTGGATCATTTGCCTGCTGATAAATGCGAAATCATCGCCATCAACGATGGAAGCCGCGATAAAACGCAAATGGTTCTGGAAAAATTGGCGATGACTCGTCCCCACATGCGCGTGATCAACCTAGTGCAAAACCGTGGTAAAGCCGCTGCTTTGACTTTGGGAGCGATGGCCAGCCGTTATGAATTCATCCTATGTATTGATGCGGATTCAGAGCTGGATTCGCAAGCTCCACGCATTATGCTTGAACACTTCCGTGACGAACACGTGGCCGGCGTAACTGGCAATCCACGCGTAAAAAACCGCGGGACACTTGTGGGTCGATTGCAGGTTGGCGAGTTCTCGGCACTCGTGGGCATGATCAAACGCTATCACCAGACTTTGGGTCGTTTATTTGCGTTGTCTGGCGTATTGGTGATGTTCCGTAAATCTGCAATTGAAAGCATCGGCTACTGGGACACGGACACTGTGACTGAAGACGTCGGTATCAGCTGGAAATTGCAAACCTCTGGTTGGTCATTGAAGTACGAACCCAAAGCAAAATGCGACGTCTTGATGCCAGACACTTTGAAAGGCTTGTGGAAGCAAAGACTTCGCTGGGCCCAAGGTGGTTTTGAAGTTGTTCTTAAACACGGCAAATCTGTCTTAAACAGCCGCGACGTGGGCTTACGTTTGATCCTTTTGGAATATATCTTTTCTGTGACTTGGGCCTTTATGTTGCCGGTGACGATTCTGTGCGCGGTATTCGGAACGAACTTGCACGACATCAACCCAAGTTATGCGATTTTATTGACTGGCGTAATGAGCTTCACCCAATTCTTGGTGGGCTTATTTCTGCATGGTCGTTACGAGCGTTCGACGGGCCTGGGCTTTGTGGCCATCTGGTATCCGTTCGCTTATTGGATGATTAATAGTTTTGTTTTATTTGTGGCGATCCCGAAAGTGCTGTTTGGCCCAAAACGCCAATTCAGTTCATGGATCAGTCCCGATCGAGGCGGAGTAACTTATGCGAAAATTGATTGA
- a CDS encoding trypsin-like serine protease, with amino-acid sequence MTNSMFLVISVLMTLTACTNSQGNGNLAKSKARDNIYDGELTREEDLISKTTVLIHTGNGVCTGSLLSPTIIITAAHCVTEEKSPRTLIPAENFTILEPSNASTFSEWMKNPVPVAKVEKTIAHPIYLGLTQSTSHYDKGYDVALIKLKTPMPAKYKAVVISDKYEALTRNQIRIAGFGTHSNDVELETSLDGRLRNGNATLNLNDIAITAPIDSPGHPKEIPYLVTNRPESSILSLVKSPSDTSLCHGDSGGPVYFEKDGKINLVGVNQGMNAKAGDKNCATDGIAQTIVNLAGPSLRFVLSSYKELTGESLPNKVVPAEEDSYTFEFQLKNNELHPKNEDTSIEGLSVLHDDTTGESAFMENDRVEDMCKTGKFFGKYPSLLLLFQKTQFDGKLPLALMVTRDNVFQQLVEARIEARGDKVKTVILTSKGYLSAEMPFIKCNPPADSK; translated from the coding sequence ATGACAAATAGCATGTTTTTGGTGATTTCGGTTTTAATGACACTGACAGCCTGTACGAACTCCCAGGGCAATGGCAATTTGGCTAAATCTAAAGCCCGTGACAATATCTACGATGGCGAACTGACCCGCGAAGAAGACCTTATTTCAAAAACGACAGTATTAATACATACAGGCAATGGCGTCTGCACAGGCAGCTTGCTAAGCCCCACGATTATCATTACTGCCGCGCACTGTGTGACCGAAGAAAAGTCTCCACGTACACTTATCCCTGCAGAGAATTTCACGATCCTAGAGCCGTCGAATGCCAGCACCTTTTCTGAGTGGATGAAAAACCCGGTGCCTGTTGCAAAGGTCGAAAAAACCATCGCTCATCCCATTTATTTGGGCTTAACTCAAAGCACTTCACATTACGATAAGGGATATGACGTTGCTTTGATCAAGTTGAAAACTCCGATGCCAGCGAAGTATAAAGCCGTAGTGATCTCTGACAAGTATGAAGCGTTGACGCGGAATCAAATTCGCATCGCAGGTTTTGGTACACACTCGAATGACGTTGAATTGGAGACCTCGCTGGATGGTCGCCTTCGTAACGGCAATGCGACTTTGAATTTAAATGATATTGCTATCACAGCTCCGATAGATTCTCCTGGACACCCCAAAGAGATTCCTTATTTGGTTACAAATAGACCGGAGTCATCGATTTTGTCTTTGGTCAAAAGCCCCTCCGACACCAGTCTTTGTCACGGCGACTCGGGCGGCCCGGTGTACTTTGAAAAAGATGGCAAAATCAACTTGGTTGGCGTGAATCAAGGCATGAATGCGAAGGCCGGCGATAAAAACTGCGCCACTGACGGTATTGCACAGACTATCGTGAACTTGGCGGGCCCGTCCCTTCGCTTTGTACTCTCTTCCTATAAGGAACTGACGGGCGAATCTTTACCAAACAAAGTCGTTCCAGCGGAAGAAGATTCCTATACTTTTGAATTCCAACTGAAGAACAATGAGCTTCATCCGAAAAACGAGGACACAAGCATTGAAGGTTTGTCCGTTCTTCATGATGATACGACCGGCGAATCGGCATTTATGGAAAACGACAGAGTGGAAGACATGTGTAAGACAGGAAAATTCTTCGGCAAGTATCCATCACTGCTGCTCTTGTTTCAGAAAACCCAATTTGACGGGAAACTGCCTCTAGCTTTGATGGTCACAAGGGACAACGTATTTCAACAGCTGGTGGAGGCTCGTATTGAAGCTCGTGGTGACAAGGTAAAAACCGTTATCCTGACGTCGAAAGGATACTTGTCTGCAGAAATGCCTTTCATCAAGTGCAACCCTCCCGCTGATTCCAAATAA